Below is a genomic region from Onychostoma macrolepis isolate SWU-2019 chromosome 15, ASM1243209v1, whole genome shotgun sequence.
GCTGCCTGTTAGAAATCAACACGAGACTGCTGTGAAtccttaaaaaataatcataatttttaGTCACTGACGTCATGAACACAAATAAGTCCTTATTGAGAAATAACAGTGGTTTAGCGCTGCTTACTGCagttttattgaaatatattgaaGCTAATATGGTGATTAATATTTCCTTCAGTTGGAAACTTGGCCCTTAACTTTTAAGTTAATTCTCTTTAAAATCATCCTTTGGAGAGATCCTCAGAGGCTGAATGTGTTGAATGTTTTATTTGCAGTCAACTTCATCTGAAAGGCTCTGCGGGCTGTAAGCAGTTGTAGTTGTGTTTCTGCTTGTCTCTTCTTCCCTTCGTTGAGTCTGCTAATTAACAGCAGGTGTCATCACTAACAATCATaactcacacagacacaggaTTTTCCTGTAACTTCAGAGGCCTGCGGACAGAGAGTATGTTGAGGAGGGTAACGACAAAAAGAGCTGGTTGAAATAGATTTTGAAAAGCCGGGTTTGACAGGCATTTCTTACAATTGTTGGAAAAAGGACTCCTAGCTTAGTAATGGATTTATGCACACACAAAGACCTGGCTGGCTGAGCTATTTCCTATGAATGTCTTGGTCATCAAATTtattgatttcatttgcttcTGATAATTAGAATTCGACTGAAATCAGCAAGCATTCAGGCACTTGGTAAATCTGTGTAGTTAGTAGTAATTAGCTGTTACAACCTCAATATGATGTAGGGGTGTTGGGATATAACATTTCATCTGAAAACTGTTAATGAATGCCGGTTCaatcttttgtttttcagacTTATTGTAAAGGTTGTCTCTCCACAGAGGAAGATGCCTGTGGAATTTCTTTCATATCAGAAAAATTCCAGTAATAAAAACCACCTTCTGCTGCTCTGTGTTCACTCTCATTCCAGCTTTCAGAGTCGCCAGACTTTTTATCCTAGTCATGTTTGtctttttcaaaattttattttttttttcaattttgtcgTCATAGGACTGATGTGTTAGTTATTCATTCCTCTGTGGCTGGAGTTATGGATCATCTCACTTACTGAtatcttgaaaaataattttctttaatttcCTTCTCTTTTATGGttgattttataaaaacaaactttttgttATATGAAGATCACAAATGCATAAAGAATTTTCATGTAGGTATAATCACTATTGTCTGATTCGCTTCAGTCCTGAGATGACGCATACAAAACAGAAACACTCGagtgaaatattttaatctcAGTCACACCATACTCATTATCCCACAAAGGAATCAGAGGAATTTGGAATGTCACATTGTCTTATGGAACTTTTCTTTGCAGGTCACAAATGTTGGTCAAATCACTGGCTGCTTACAATACAATGATATAGCAATTTTATGCACATTAGTGCCTCACATTTCCATGCCAGTTTAAAGAGTTTCAATATCTACCACTGGCCACAACTGAATGAAGTTCAGCCTgatataatttgttgttgttgttttgagaGTTCCAcgataaaacataatttttctaTTGCTTTTAAGCCATTACCTAATCCTACAgtacatttgattttaaaacacaaagtTACAGTAAATTGTGTTTTCTGCCACGAATGGAAGCaattttgttttggtttctttgtttttcaatgcttttattgtacttttcacaatacacagtTTCAAAGCAACATAAATTTGGATATATTTATAGCAtttgcaaattttttttaattatgtggATATATGACAATCTGTAAggtttgaaattgtaataatttggTGTAgtgattaaaattttaattttttggtgaTGTGCCATGGTCGCATATTATAGGGTTTAAAAAGTTGGTTATATTGAATACTCATAAGCagtttaactaaaaaaatattgttaaagtcATGCCATAATATCTCGTAAAACAAAAGACATAATACAAACTATATTTAGTCCTCTAGTGTGCAAGCCAAAGGCAACTGACAAGGAACAAAAAAACTTTAGGTAATGTTAGATAACGGAGAAAAAACCTAGGAAAAAACAGACTAAGCCAGGGTGGCAGTTCTTCTCTGGCTATAGTCAAAGTATAATGTCAGTAATTAAGTGCATGCGTTACTGTTAAGTCAGGGTGGAACGGGATTGAATGGTAAAGTGAATGCATGTAGTGTCCACCAAgaagcatcatcatcatctgtgcAGTCTATTATGGAAAGCAGAAGAGATTCAGACGTTGAGTCATGGAAGGTCCCTTGCCTGTTACTTGGCACATGTCATGATCTGTAGACATCAGACAGCAACATCCAACTGGGCTTGAGCTGGATCGGGAAGACTCTAGAAATTTTAGGATAAGTATCCCAAGGGTATAAGGATGATAAAAGGCAAATActgaaaattaatatttcatccaTCCAAACAATTAGTGAATGAcagatttaattattttcattgctGATATTGTTTATTGCACACCTAGCTTACTTAAATAAAAggcaataaaaacacattttgaaatataaaacaaatcaattatatatatatatatgtatatataaaatgcaaacGAAAAATTTATTATTGCCTTTTGCCTAAACTATTTTAATCGTCGTTAATACTTTTGGCTGCACAAATTTTGGTTGAATAgatgaaaataaccattcattttaattgattATTTTGTCTATATGACTTGTTATTTTCAGCAGGCTTTCAGACTGCGAGCTGCTTTGTGACATACAATGCTTGAtgtttcatttcttttggaattATTTGAATTGGTGGAGAAGAACTTAATGTCCATTTTTTCCACTGAAACATAAGTAACTAAGTTTTAACTTCTTGTTCTgtatctaaaaaaaacaaaaaacaattgattttgtgtttgtttgaatcATGGTTCTGAAAAATGATTGCTCCATACCATTTTTCCATCTTTCAGTGAGGCACTTTAATTAGGTTAGGAAGAGCAAAAGAACTGCAGCTTCAAGCCATGGTATCGTGCCATTTCTCAGTTCTCAGAAGCAAATTACTTGTACCTACTGAAGACTTGATCTTATCTTCTCACCATTTAAGATAAGAATTCAGTGAACCCGGAACTTCATCAGACAGTTTACTGCATATCAAACCAAACCTTTCAAAACATCAAGCAGTCAGTGATAATTGCAATaggctgaaataaaaataatcataaaataaaaaatcaaataaaacactattaatGTCATGTTAACATGTTGAACACCTTCATTAGTAACATATACATAGTTAACGGACTGGAAATAATACAGACCAGTGTTTCTTAAGACCAGGTTTGGTCATAATGGGAATGTTTGTACCATATTGGATTAATACAATCAAAAGTGTGCCCTTTTTAAGATAAAAAGTGGTGCACTGTAaacaacaggaaaaaaacaaaacaaaacaaatgaaataaataagacaaaaattaTATGAACCAGTCAGCCAAAACTGATGCATAAACCACTGTTGCattctatattaattttatagaTTTTGCTTaagccatgatacaaagttGTCCATCATTCTGTGTCCAATATCAAAGTCTGTGGGCCACGTAGTGAACATTAGTGCACCATGAAATCCACCGGGGTAATGTTCATGTGTGACATCAACTCCAGCATTACGCAAACGTGTGACATACATCAAGCCATCATCTCGCAGTACATCATATTCGCAGGTCAACACATAAGCTTTAGGCAGTAAACGCAAGGCTGTGTCAGGCACCAGCAATGGCGAGGCTCGTGGATCTGCAAGCAAGTGATGAGGATCAATAGAGTGCACTGAACGTTTTCCGGTGACCACGGGTGGAGCACTGTAATTGTATGTCTGGCGATATGAATCAGGTAAATATGAACTCCAATTGACAAACTTAAGCAAATCAGCTGATTCATGGTTATTGTGTCTGTTTGCCATCATGGCTGTCAAAAATGACTTGTCGCTGGTGAAGTACTCACTCCAAAACCTCACCATCAGTGTGCGGGGCAGTATAGGCATGTGCTGGTTCTGCTGGTAGGAGGGAGTGTTCAGATCCAAGGCTTGCAGAACAGGGTAGATTAGAGCTTGGGCCTTTAGCTGGATATGCTGTTCTGGGTCCTTCTGCAACTGAGTATACataaaaaattcaattaaacaTATGACAATATAaacttatttattaaaataaaagcaaacttcATAAAACAACTTCAGTTTCATTGTTGCCATTTTTGATCACTTAGAATTGAAGCACTGCTGaagaaaattttaaatgtgaaattggtatgtaattattgttatcagttacttgattttattatatatttataacaatactaattattatatatgtgaccctgaaccacaaaaccagtcataagtagcacgggtatatttgtagcaatagccaacaatacattttcatttttccttttatgccaaaaatcatgaAGATATTAAGCAAGTATCAtattccattaagatattttgtatatttcctaccgtaaatatatcaaaacataatgtttgattagtaatatgcattgcaaagAACTTCATTtcgacaactttaaaggcgattttctcaatattttgatttttttgcactctcagattccagattttcaaatactgtagttgtatttcagccaaatattgtccaatcataacaaaccatacatcaacggaaagcatagtttacatttcaaaaaaaaaaaaaaagacccttatgactggttttgtggtccgtGGTCACATATATTATTGTAACCATAGccctaaaaaaaagtttagttaaCTTAAAACTCTTTACTTGTATACACTGTCTAATTTGATAAGAACAAAATTATGTGACAATGGTCAATGGAAACCAAAATCATCAGCCCATTGAGGGCTAGATTAAATCACACTGaaaatcaaagtaaaaaaaaattaattacaggCTGATTGAACGTGCATGAATTTCATCAAAGCAACTCTTAATATAATCGGTAGTGTATATGGTCCCCATGTGCCTGTATGCTCTCCTGACAATGTCTAGGCATGCTCCTGATGAGATGATGGATGGTGTCCTGGGGGATCTCCTGCCAGACCTGAAGCTCCTGGACAGTCTGTGGTGCTACTTGGCAGCTTCGTAAACTGGTTCTCAATTGGACTGAGGTCTGGGGAACATGAGTGCCAGTTAACAGCATCAATGCCTACGTCATCCAGAAAGTGCCTACATACTCTGGCCACCAGTGTAAGATCCCTCCAAGATATTCCTCCCCAGACCATCAATGACCCACCGCCAAAACGGTCATGCTGGATGATGTTTCAGGCAGCATAACATTCTCCACAGCATCTCCAAACTCTTTCACGTCTGTCACACGCTCAGTGAACCTACTCTCATCCATGAAGAGAATGGAGTGCCAATGTCGGACCTGCCAATTCTGGTGTTCTCTGGCAAATGCCAATCGAGTTCCACGGTGCTCCCATGCCTGACCTGCTGGGGGCATTTTGGAGGGCTCTGGAAGTTTTCCTCCTGTTCCTCCTTGCACCAAGGAGCAGATACTGGTCCTGCTGCTGGGTTGTTGCCCTTCTATGGCCCTGTTCAGCTCTCCTCGTGTAATGGTACATCTCCCGATATCTAGGAGACACACCAAACCTGAAGTGCCATTGTAGAGGAGCTGGACTACCTGTGCAGACTGATTGAGAAGGACCCTAACAAAACACAACTCTAGAGACAAATCAGTAAGCGGTTGTCTGTGGCCACCACCTGCAAAACCATTCCCTTTTTAGGAGATTGTCTTGCTGTTGTCTCTCCAGTGCACCCGTTTCATTTTGGAGTCCTATGGTAAAAATTGTAAATCGTACTGTAGTCATTCATGTATAATTTTCCACATCTTACCTGCTGAGCCACTGCAGCTGCAAGGTTGCCTCCTGCACTGTCTCCAGACACAGCAATCCGTTCTGGATTGATGTGGTAGCCCTTCAGAACATCAACACGAAAGATGAACTTCACCACACGGTACACATCCTCAAACTGGGCAGGAAAATGATAAGCTGGGGCAAGACGATACCTGCACAGAGCAAATTATGTTGGTATTGTTCTTCTTAATTCTATTTTTCTGTCAGAATAAAACCTACTGTTTTGAATAGCACGGTTGTCCACAGATAGTTACCACAAACAGCATGAcacttttaatgtgttttttattaaattaaaagaaaggacaaaaaaataacatcatgtctatgaatagaatagaatagaatctGAACTTGTTCTGTGTTTCACTTTCAATCACAAGCCCCAAAGCCTCTTTATTGTATTACTCATCACTATCTTTACTTTTACTTTCCTGAGTCAGACGTTACTGAATGCAAGATCCCTCATGAGCCCAGCAAAGGTAAAAAGTTAGCATTAACATTTTAGTATCTGCTGCATCTGCATCTTTTTAGTATCTGCTGCATCTCCCCCAGAGGCACCAGTATCCTCAGCCTTGCTTTATTGTAGCAGGAAAGGGAGGAGGGAGAGAATGCATGCTTGTTGTATCCGAAAATGAGGAAAATGTCTCGGTTACCTATGAAACCTTGGTTTCCTGACTAGGGAATGAGACACTGTATGCGAACACCCCCAGGTGTGACGACTGCCTAAAGCCTGTATAGAAACACACCTATTTACTGGCTGATGGCACTGATTCCACCCTTTGTGAGGCACTGCATCACCAGTGACTCATATGACAGCACCCACGCCATTGTTTCTCAAATTCAATGAAGGAAGAAAGCCCATTCTGCCTCACACAAATATCTTCTAAAGATACTCCTTTAGGTAGTGCCTGAGATAATGCCACACTCCTGGTAGAGTGTGCTTGACCaccaaaacaaagaaataacTGATTTATACCACCTTCTTGAGTGGTAAGTGCAAATTTTCAGTGCTCTCACAGGACAAATCCTGTGCAATCTTTCTTTCTCCAATGTACCATTATGGGAAAAAGACTGTTACAGGTCTGcaactaatgattattttgataattatttatttgattaatctGATAAAAAGCCTTTCcttttttgacaaaatataGTATTCCACGTGCTGCCCAATGCTGTCCTTCAAACAGATGTGCCAACGGAATTCTATAAACATACTGTATGGTGAATATACATATCTATGCTATACATTATGcgcaaaaaaagttataaagcACAGTTTATATGGAGAGTTTAAATAGACAAATGGACAAAGGACAGTTTAAATTCCTACACTAAAAATGGACGCTAAAAAACACAAACTATTTTCCAAGTAATTAAATGCATACAAGACATTTAAAGCTGAATGCCTCTAAAACTAAGGACATGTGAAACAcaaagttctggcatgaaactctagatggcgcagtccgaTAGATCTAACTCAGTATGACAATGACAtcatcacatggcacagctcTCTCCTgtatcagtagccaatgagctcgctgCTCAACTTTCAAATACTTGGCTTGTGTTTGCTGTcgcagaaaccctccaccttccccagcctcacctgtatagatctgctatggggtGATCATGTATGCTATGGGGGTTAGTCATgttatttgtgcagcagcagtatttcgtacatgctcacagcagcatgttgtggatgtattggcagtagcaagtctcggtacttgctctgccgcagcagcagcagcgtagcagatctgttccgccaagaccaaatacattaacatcatcatgtacattaccatgccaaaccctcagagagttgtcatgacagaactgAGATTAAGTGACAATGCTCTTACTTAATGGTCAACCTGTACAGCCATcaacaacctttttttttctctctgtaaactGGCTTCAGAGTTTCACATTTTTAGAttcctgctttttttttttttttacagtctcaGTACTGAGACCTTTCATAAATTTTTGTTGCTTTGTCCATCCCTAATCAAACACTTTTCCTTGCTCAACTCTATATACTCAGGACTGAATCAAGGCTCAGAGTGTTTGTCTGGGAAAAATTGAGCTGAAGTTGATTTGGGTCAAAGTTAGTTCATTATCTGCATTCCCAGAAATTTGCTGGTATTACCGTTCACTATTTCTTCTAACATTAACTGGCCAAATAACGTTCATGAACAAGTGCATGTTTTGTGTGTCCTGTACTTCACTATAATCTCTTTAGTGTTTCTGGCATTTGGACACCTGGCAGGCAGTCAAAGTGTTTACAGTTTCACAGCAGCGGGCAGTCCGGCAGCAGAAAGTCAGACAGCCACTTCTACTCATGATCTGTAAAGGAGATAAATAGGGACGCATCAGACTTTTGGTCTGAATGTTACTCACCAAACTccttttgaatttttattattgGTTCAGTAAGTTTCTTTTGACTTTTTCTTTCAATTTGATCTCATTTTCATGCTCTGTTGACACACCGCATGTCCTTGTTTTTGCGGTTGTCCATGATACTACAGGATTCTGCTATGGAATGCTGGAGCGCTGACCCATGCAGAAAGGGCTTACCCTCACTGCAGCTCATTGCTGATGGTTATCAGATCTCAGTGGTGTCATTAGCACATTTATTTATCCTATTCCTGCTGTGTTTGCATAAAAGGTATACGTGAGAACAGTGAGAGCAGCATGGAGCCTCTGTTTGTTAAGATTGAAAACGTTCCAACAGAGTTAGGGCTAAATGCATTATTCAGCTCTTTAAGCAAACTATGACAGGTGTAGGAAAATACATCAGATATATCACCGGTATATCACAGTCGATATAGAAAGAAATTAGTGAGTTCTGTCAAACTTGTTAAGGCCTGCAAGTTTGCTGAACATCCCATTTTTAACACTGATTGTTCACACCtcagatttgaaaaaaaaggtACACAAATGGGTGTGTAAAGCTGTAGGAAAAGGGTAGGGAGGCTGTCAAACATAACCAATAAAACACAGACCTACAAAACATTCAGGATAGCAGTGTTTCCAAACCGTTTTTCTTGAGGCACAGTATACGTTATCAAACTGTTCCTAATCTAACACATCTGACTCATCACAACTGCTTTGTTGTAAACCTGTACTCCATGTATACTCCAAGACCTTAAATGAACATGTCTGATAAGGGAAACATTCAGAATGTGTACTGCTGGTGTGCCTACAGGAATTAAATTAACAGTTTTGATAAAGTAAATGACACATATTAGTTTAAAACAATTAAGGAGGGTGAAAAAGGCacagtttattttatgcttttctgTAAATtcttatttgaattttaaattattttgtccTTGTCTTTTGTTTATCTGTACAATCTACCACATAGTTGCTGTTGTATTTCACTATATCAGTGCTGTTATTTGCATGACTATATTTTATTAGAGAAGGCATAAATATTGAAgcaatacagtaaataacatgtcaatataaacataaagcatgctcaTTCCTGTCCGAACATGGACTATAATCAGCTGAGGGAGTGTTGTTGAATACTTGCACTGAAATCGCTCTCATGCATTGCGccacctttttattttttaaaattattattctgCTGTTTTCTTTTGTATCAGTCAGCACAGAGATTAGATTATCTTTCACAAATGATAGAATCTATTAATGTGTTAGTCTACTCTGCATCGAGTTTTCTTTTGGGGTCCACATAAGCAAACGGCTCTTACAATTCTTAAGCAAGTGCACAGTCCACTGTGCCACAGCTCTGACACCActgtcttttctttttcacaacTGTAGTGAAAACTTAATGGTGCTGAAATAGGGGGTTTCATGAGACTTTTTACACTATAACACTGTTGTGTCACAACTACATCTCTGTCCTGGCTTTTACATTTAGAAGGATTttggatttgtttttgtttttttctggtaCATTTCATGTTACAGCATGGAAACCCTCAACCACAAGgtgaaaaagtgcattttagctAACAATTAGCAATAGGCAACCAGGTACCACTACCAGTAAGAATGTTGACAGGGTGTATGTGTCACTTTAtcttagggctgtgcaattaatcgaaatTCAGTTTCGATTTCGATCTCCAACGATTACGAAATTACAGTAATCGAGATGAAACGATTTTTGCGCCCCGTTCCAGCAGTGCGCTTTCACTCCTCCATAAAAGCCCAATTTCAtgtgcaaatcagtaaaatcatgtgacgtgcttgatttattaaagttgattagatttattcatgtttttaaaagcgtGAAATAGAACTTGCGCTGTTCCTCGGGAGGATTTCTGTGGATGAGCTCAGAGACGAAACAGAACACGGACATGTAAAGTCATCTTTTAGCTCCTAAACGGTCAAATACAcgcaaaaatgtgtcaaaaaccCTTGTCGGCTTTGTAATAAATGAACGTAAAgagttgagaatgaaaatacttgtgtaacagtaaattggatccgtgcggctcttaaagtgacagcgggcTAATATTCCTGCTGCGACTGTGTGctttatattaatcaaacaacaaaagacaaattcaaaatcactcactgctcttaaCTGAaggacttttgtagctttaataagaaacaaaggaagtttaattcttgctgttttattttacattaggtTATTCAATTTCTCTAGTAGGCTGTTAACTGAATACTTTagacttgcattaaaaaaaaaaaaaaaaaaaaaggacagtttgtttcatttgaatgttttttttttttttaactaatattAGTTACTCTGGTATTCTGCTGTGGTATTGAGAATTGTGTGACATTTCGCTGGTCTCTAAAATGTAGATGTCATAGCAGccttatttacagaaaatatatatttgatatatatcactatctttaaataaatctttcataTAA
It encodes:
- the aadac gene encoding arylacetamide deacetylase gives rise to the protein MRSKGAFVFVLLGALTAYYVYSPIPNNIEERWKLMLTDSFFRSLIQLAELSEWMGLLHYMKVMMFVTIAERVVPVSDERVQVSDENFDGVEVIVYQPSQQEESGELRRAIIYLHGGGWCLGSSRMGPYDLLARHMVTELNAVIVSVEYRLAPAYHFPAQFEDVYRVVKFIFRVDVLKGYHINPERIAVSGDSAGGNLAAAVAQQLQKDPEQHIQLKAQALIYPVLQALDLNTPSYQQNQHMPILPRTLMVRFWSEYFTSDKSFLTAMMANRHNNHESADLLKFVNWSSYLPDSYRQTYNYSAPPVVTGKRSVHSIDPHHLLADPRASPLLVPDTALRLLPKAYVLTCEYDVLRDDGLMYVTRLRNAGVDVTHEHYPGGFHGALMFTTWPTDFDIGHRMMDNFVSWLKQNL